The Yoonia sp. SS1-5 genome contains a region encoding:
- a CDS encoding glycosyltransferase: MSDPVIPAHGKIAYLTGEYPKVSHTFIQREIASLRAHGAEVLTCTVRRANPKDVVDDQLEEQANTFCILDAARAPQRLFGAHLSALKNAPGRWFSALRLAFRTRQPGLKALLYQMFYFAEAGVLARHLKSEGAVHLHNHFANSSGTVAMLTSEISGIPFSFTEHGPAIFFEPERWRIDEKVARAKYVVSISHFCRSQLMLFSDQSHWSKISIVHCGVLPDNYGRKPRDHFGKRILFVGRLDAVKGGPFLLEAFAAIKDKHPDATMTIVGDGVARGALEAQAKSLGVAETVTFAGYKTQAEVADLLEEADMLVLPSFAEGVPVVLMEAMASHIPVIGSRVAGISELVEDGVSGFLTQPGDVPTLTARLDQLLSDPALCQRMGQVGRRTVVDQYDIHKEAGWLLQVLRGAARDGQLRPDEDLA, encoded by the coding sequence ATGTCCGACCCTGTTATCCCTGCCCATGGCAAGATTGCGTACCTGACCGGCGAGTATCCGAAGGTCTCGCATACGTTTATCCAGCGCGAGATTGCATCGCTGCGCGCGCATGGGGCCGAGGTGCTGACCTGCACCGTGCGCCGGGCCAACCCCAAGGATGTGGTCGATGATCAGCTTGAAGAGCAGGCCAACACTTTTTGTATTCTTGACGCGGCCCGCGCGCCCCAGCGGTTGTTCGGTGCGCATCTAAGCGCGCTCAAGAACGCGCCGGGGCGTTGGTTTTCCGCCTTGCGGCTTGCCTTTCGCACACGGCAACCCGGCCTGAAGGCACTGCTTTATCAAATGTTCTATTTCGCCGAAGCGGGCGTTTTGGCGCGGCATCTGAAATCCGAAGGTGCAGTGCATCTGCACAACCACTTTGCCAATTCCAGCGGCACGGTTGCGATGCTGACCAGCGAGATTTCCGGCATCCCGTTCAGCTTTACTGAACATGGCCCGGCGATCTTTTTCGAACCGGAACGCTGGCGGATTGATGAAAAGGTCGCCCGCGCCAAATATGTGGTCAGCATCAGCCATTTCTGCCGCTCGCAACTGATGCTGTTTTCAGATCAGTCCCATTGGTCAAAGATCAGCATCGTGCATTGCGGCGTTCTGCCAGACAATTACGGGCGCAAGCCGCGTGATCATTTTGGCAAACGCATCCTGTTTGTTGGTCGGCTTGATGCGGTCAAGGGCGGCCCGTTCCTGCTGGAGGCATTTGCCGCGATCAAGGACAAGCATCCTGACGCAACGATGACGATTGTAGGCGATGGGGTGGCGCGCGGCGCGCTTGAGGCGCAGGCAAAATCACTAGGTGTTGCCGAAACGGTCACATTCGCCGGCTACAAGACCCAGGCCGAGGTTGCCGACCTGCTGGAAGAGGCGGATATGCTTGTTTTGCCAAGCTTTGCCGAAGGTGTCCCCGTCGTCCTGATGGAGGCCATGGCCAGCCACATTCCCGTCATCGGCTCGCGGGTTGCGGGGATATCCGAACTGGTCGAAGACGGCGTCTCGGGATTTTTGACCCAACCCGGCGATGTGCCGACGCTGACCGCACGTCTGGATCAGCTCTTGTCAGACCCCGCACTTTGCCAGCGCATGGGGCAGGTCGGCCGCAGGACGGTTGTCGATCAATACGACATTCATAAAGAGGCGGGCTGGCTGCTGCAGGTCCTGCGCGGTGCGGCCCGGGACGGGCAGTTGCGCCCTGATGAAGACCTGGCTTGA
- a CDS encoding glycosyltransferase family 2 protein, giving the protein MNQLQTQTDTSDIITVIIAARNEEALITACLTALLTQSDAAGPVEVIVAANACTDQTVNVAQQQTQAFADKGWSLVVLDLADGGKLGALNAADAQARGGCRIYLDADVICSPELLGQIRQVLRNDAGLYATGTLVVAPAQTWVTRAYARIWTQLPFVKSGAVGAGFFAVNAAGRARWGAFPDIISDDTFVRLNFTPAERVEVPATYIWPMVEGFGNLVRVRRRQDIGVAEIAQKYPGLIENEGKARLRKQDLLSMALRMPMAFAVYMSVHVMVRMGRQSKEWTRGR; this is encoded by the coding sequence ATGAACCAGTTGCAAACACAGACGGATACTTCCGACATTATAACCGTTATTATCGCCGCGCGAAATGAGGAGGCTTTGATCACCGCCTGTCTGACGGCCCTTTTGACGCAATCGGATGCTGCCGGCCCGGTCGAGGTGATTGTCGCCGCGAATGCATGTACGGATCAAACCGTCAACGTTGCACAGCAACAGACGCAGGCCTTTGCCGATAAAGGCTGGTCGCTTGTCGTGCTGGACCTTGCCGATGGTGGCAAGCTTGGTGCGCTGAATGCGGCAGACGCGCAGGCCCGGGGCGGTTGTCGCATCTATCTGGATGCTGACGTGATCTGTAGTCCAGAGTTGCTTGGCCAAATTCGGCAGGTCTTGCGCAATGATGCCGGGCTTTATGCGACAGGCACGTTGGTGGTCGCCCCGGCCCAGACCTGGGTGACCCGCGCCTATGCGCGCATCTGGACGCAGCTGCCCTTTGTGAAATCCGGCGCTGTGGGGGCCGGGTTTTTCGCGGTCAACGCTGCCGGTCGCGCCCGTTGGGGCGCTTTCCCTGATATCATTTCCGACGATACCTTTGTCCGGTTGAATTTTACCCCGGCCGAGCGGGTTGAGGTTCCGGCGACCTATATCTGGCCCATGGTGGAAGGGTTTGGCAACTTGGTCCGGGTGCGCCGCCGGCAGGATATTGGTGTCGCTGAGATTGCCCAGAAATATCCCGGATTGATCGAAAACGAGGGCAAGGCACGCCTGCGCAAGCAGGATCTGTTATCCATGGCCCTGCGGATGCCAATGGCCTTTGCTGTCTATATGAGCGTGCATGTCATGGTGCGCATGGGCCGCCAATCCAAGGAATGGACCCGAGGCCGATAA
- a CDS encoding WecB/TagA/CpsF family glycosyltransferase, producing MTDNPIAYVNFPDRAALLDDLTTRMVARTGFTVATINLDHIVKMRSDPAFEAAYGRHSHIVADGNPIVWLAKLAGRKVDLIPGSELIAPLVAIAADKGVPIALLGSTEATLDLTARRLQDQHPTLKIVAKIAPAFGFDPQGDAAAAALREIDQSGAGLCFLALGAPKQEMLAIRGADLAPGCGFVSIGAGLDFIAGHQTRAPVWVRKLALEWFWRMMTNPKRLAKRYALCAAVLPGLALASWRKPQSAQPDT from the coding sequence ATGACCGACAACCCGATTGCCTATGTCAATTTTCCAGATCGCGCGGCCCTGCTGGATGATCTGACCACGCGGATGGTGGCGCGCACCGGGTTTACCGTCGCCACGATCAACCTTGACCACATCGTCAAGATGCGCAGCGATCCGGCGTTCGAGGCGGCATATGGGCGCCACAGCCACATCGTGGCAGACGGCAATCCGATTGTGTGGCTGGCCAAGCTGGCCGGGCGCAAGGTCGATCTGATCCCCGGATCGGAACTGATTGCCCCACTGGTCGCCATCGCCGCCGACAAAGGCGTGCCCATCGCATTGCTCGGGTCGACCGAGGCGACGCTGGATTTGACGGCGCGACGCTTGCAGGATCAGCACCCCACATTGAAAATCGTCGCAAAAATCGCCCCGGCCTTTGGTTTTGACCCGCAAGGTGATGCGGCAGCGGCCGCATTGCGCGAAATCGACCAAAGCGGCGCGGGACTTTGTTTTCTGGCACTTGGTGCGCCCAAGCAGGAAATGCTTGCGATCCGCGGGGCCGATCTTGCCCCCGGCTGCGGGTTCGTTTCCATCGGCGCGGGCCTTGATTTCATTGCGGGCCATCAAACCCGGGCGCCGGTCTGGGTCCGAAAGCTGGCGCTGGAATGGTTCTGGCGCATGATGACCAACCCCAAAAGACTGGCCAAGCGGTATGCGCTTTGCGCAGCTGTCCTCCCGGGTCTTGCGCTGGCATCATGGCGAAAACCGCAAAGCGCGCAGCCAGATACCTGA